The Thermomonospora amylolytica sequence TACGTGCGCACCCGCACCGGCGGGCTGGGCGACGGCTCGGACCTGTCGCGGATCAAGCGCCAGCAGGCGTTCATGGGCTCGGTGGTCAAGAAGGCCACCGGCAGCGGGATGCTCAAGGACCCGGCCAGGACCTACGACTTCCTCAAGGCGGTGGCCGGCGCGGTCAAGGTCGACGACCGGCTCACCCTGAACACCATGCAGAAGCTGGCGCGCAGCATGCAGGGGATGAGCGCCGGCAAGGTCACCTTCGTCACCGTCCCGGTGCAGGCCTACCCGGCCGACCCCAACCGGGTGCAGATCAACCAGGCGCAGGCCAAGCCGCTGTTCGACGCCATCCGCGAGGACAACGAGCTGCCCAAGGCCCCGCCGCCGGCCAAGGCCCCCGCCCAGCAGGCCGCCCAGCCCCCCGCCAGGCCCGCCGAGACCAGCGTCGCCGTCCTGAACGGCACCGACACCCAGGGCCTGGCCCAGCGCACCGCCGACGGACTCAAGGACATGGGCTTCAAGGTCGTCCAGGTCGGCTCCCGCAAGCAGCCCCCCACCAGGCCCACCCAGATCCTGTACGCCCCCGGCGCCGAACGCCAGGCCGCCGCCCTGGCGCAGGCCGTCCCGGGGGTGCAGCCCAAGCCGTACGCCAAGGCCAAACCCGGCACCGTCTACCTCGTCATCGGCAAGGGCGGAGTCCAGCTCCGGGGCTCCGGCACCCCGCTGCCGAAGATCGCAGGCGAGCGGCGCGCCGACGCCGACCCCTGCGCGGGCACCGGCTGAACCGCCGGCCGAACGTTACGAGTAGGGAAACAACCACCGACAGGACCCCTTTCCGCCTGTTATGTCAGGGCGGACCGATATCTTGTCCGCGCAGAGCACGCGACCGCCCCGGGCGGCGCGGACGAACCCCCCGTCGCAGAGATGGACAGATGGCCCCCGAACCTTTCTCCCTGCTGCTGACCGTCTATGGCGGCGATCGAGAGGACTACGTCCGGGCGGCGTTCCGCAGCGCGGTGCACGACCAGATGCTGCGGCCCGACGAGGTGGTGCTGGTCCAGGACGGACCGGTGCCCGACGCGGTGGCCGGCTGCCTGCGGGAGCTGGTGGCGACCAGCCCGGTGCGGGTCAAGTTCCTGCGGCTGGAGCGCAACCGGGGGCTGGGCCCGGCGCTGGACACGGGGCTGTCGGCCTGTGACAACGACATCGTGGCCCGCATGGACGCCGACGACGTCGCCATGCCGCACCGCTTCAAGCTGCAGGTGCCGCTGGTGCGCGCCGGAGCCGACCTGGTCGGCGCGGGGCTGCTGGAGTTCGGTGCGGACCTGAACGACATCGTGGGCCGCCGGATCCCGCCCAGCGACCCGCTGGACATCGCCCGCTACTCGCGCCTGCACGACCCGTTCAACCACC is a genomic window containing:
- a CDS encoding LCP family protein, with product MAISERSVPVETAPPAAGDRRWRLIGWASVVLSAVMVVTSLTAYGFYRSINGSITRDNVDDQLNANRPPKLNNSLNILLIGSDNREGENKQFGADQGGGSDTTILMHISPGGERAIGISFPRDSMVRIPECRKENGARVPPSFGQLNWAYSFAGPTCTWNLIEDLTKIRIDHYVEIDMSGFIEVVDALGGVEICVPRAVNDPKADLRLRAGRQVVMGRQAVGYVRTRTGGLGDGSDLSRIKRQQAFMGSVVKKATGSGMLKDPARTYDFLKAVAGAVKVDDRLTLNTMQKLARSMQGMSAGKVTFVTVPVQAYPADPNRVQINQAQAKPLFDAIREDNELPKAPPPAKAPAQQAAQPPARPAETSVAVLNGTDTQGLAQRTADGLKDMGFKVVQVGSRKQPPTRPTQILYAPGAERQAAALAQAVPGVQPKPYAKAKPGTVYLVIGKGGVQLRGSGTPLPKIAGERRADADPCAGTG
- a CDS encoding glycosyltransferase, producing the protein MAPEPFSLLLTVYGGDREDYVRAAFRSAVHDQMLRPDEVVLVQDGPVPDAVAGCLRELVATSPVRVKFLRLERNRGLGPALDTGLSACDNDIVARMDADDVAMPHRFKLQVPLVRAGADLVGAGLLEFGADLNDIVGRRIPPSDPLDIARYSRLHDPFNHPTVVYRRSAVLAAGGYGDLPLMEDYWLFVRMIANGARVVNVAEPLVYYRVSDGAYERRGGRALLSSELRLQREMLRHGFITRAQYVRNVAIRGGYRLVPTRVRRPVYRWIVAPYGARRNRARERLVAVVGQARQQMPEG